Proteins found in one Bremerella volcania genomic segment:
- a CDS encoding secretin N-terminal domain-containing protein: MPSAPVVETFPSSDSGTAEVLPDVDGKLRFSFRGASWREVLDWLAEAGDLSLYIDDVPTGSFTYSDSQYFTVDDAVTRLNLFLLPQGYTLVRKGQLLSVINLGDPRGLQQLNAMARVVSPDELEQLNDHEVVKCFVKLGNVIPTEAINELEPLSLMTTPVVLPKSNQLIITDTAKNLRSVLQVLASMQEPQEDEASIRRFDLKHADAATVLLVAGTHLGIPENETSGIDITITTDTTGKRLYAVGSEEKLKRLDSLIQVVDVPEETEDTPIEKTLVSHPVGGDNLQVVYDVLQTILADKSLRLSMQDSSNSIVALADADTHQLIRDTIEELQAPSIEFSVVELNSVDPYFAVSLVAEMFGVMDEEDRDDNEDRVLPPKVDADPGNRRLFVRGTAEQIRQIEQLVQRLDSRKSSGTDLRFVPLTGPKRQHLLQTAKKSWGGDNCLQILPSEEGAQQQFIERSLHSEEQSSNTKIQSVIPTNSPQDDKPRRKALPIRSDEQPDNGFVLLPEGGDTINTSATVKNVNAPIRSQVVPNGILLQSDDIEALDRFEEHLRMLSAQDKNAISPTVIYYLKYVSAEEAVKMLADLLDGGNALNDSPSDTLVRGSVGSLGGFYGSLLFERDGVTTVTAGTATIVSDARLNRLIVQGTREDIATIESYMKIIDKDASITDIETSGRSRIIELKHAQATEVAEMIREAFPDRVDMSAQRNAQARQANPAPSDNRSNKDDRRGEEDQRGFQEKPTRGSKPTMAVAVHEASNSLVITAPDALFAEVEQLVASVDQRSERAVRVITATNGINLEMIEQVLAEQAGNSPRPSSSSSTRSSASSSSSRSKGR; this comes from the coding sequence GTGCCTTCTGCCCCTGTGGTGGAAACCTTCCCCAGTAGCGATTCCGGCACCGCAGAAGTCTTACCGGATGTGGATGGGAAGCTGCGTTTCTCATTCCGCGGCGCATCGTGGCGAGAGGTGTTGGATTGGCTCGCGGAAGCTGGTGACCTTTCTCTCTATATCGATGACGTCCCGACCGGTAGCTTTACGTACTCCGATAGCCAGTACTTCACGGTTGACGATGCCGTGACGCGTTTAAATCTATTTCTCTTGCCGCAGGGCTATACATTAGTCCGTAAGGGGCAGTTGCTTTCGGTGATCAATCTGGGGGATCCTCGCGGTCTGCAGCAGTTGAACGCTATGGCTCGTGTGGTCTCGCCGGATGAACTCGAACAATTGAACGACCACGAAGTGGTCAAATGCTTCGTCAAACTAGGGAACGTCATCCCAACGGAAGCCATCAATGAGTTGGAACCGCTCTCTTTGATGACCACACCGGTTGTTCTTCCCAAATCGAATCAACTTATCATCACCGACACGGCAAAGAACCTGCGAAGCGTTCTGCAAGTTCTCGCATCCATGCAAGAGCCACAAGAGGATGAGGCATCGATCCGCCGCTTCGATCTGAAGCACGCCGATGCAGCTACGGTGCTCCTTGTCGCTGGAACTCATTTGGGCATACCTGAGAACGAAACGAGTGGGATCGATATCACGATAACCACCGATACCACGGGCAAGCGGCTCTACGCGGTGGGCTCTGAGGAAAAGCTCAAGCGACTCGATTCTCTGATTCAAGTTGTTGATGTTCCCGAGGAAACGGAAGACACTCCGATCGAGAAGACGCTCGTTTCGCATCCCGTAGGTGGAGATAATCTGCAAGTGGTTTACGACGTGCTTCAAACGATCTTGGCTGACAAGTCACTAAGGCTATCGATGCAGGACAGCAGCAACTCGATCGTGGCCTTGGCCGACGCGGATACCCACCAGCTTATCCGAGATACCATTGAAGAATTGCAGGCACCTTCGATCGAGTTTTCTGTCGTCGAGCTGAATTCCGTCGATCCCTACTTTGCCGTCTCACTGGTAGCAGAAATGTTCGGCGTAATGGACGAAGAGGATAGAGACGACAATGAAGATCGCGTTCTGCCCCCTAAGGTTGACGCCGATCCGGGCAATCGACGCTTGTTCGTTCGTGGTACCGCCGAGCAAATCCGGCAAATTGAACAGCTTGTCCAGCGACTCGATTCACGTAAGAGCAGCGGCACCGATTTGCGGTTTGTTCCTCTCACCGGGCCGAAACGCCAACACCTTCTCCAGACGGCGAAGAAATCTTGGGGAGGAGATAACTGTCTGCAAATCCTTCCCAGTGAAGAAGGGGCACAGCAGCAGTTCATCGAGCGATCACTTCACTCTGAAGAACAGTCGAGTAACACCAAAATCCAAAGCGTCATACCTACGAATTCGCCGCAAGACGACAAACCGCGTCGGAAAGCTTTGCCCATTCGTTCTGACGAGCAGCCGGATAACGGTTTCGTCTTGCTGCCTGAAGGTGGCGACACGATCAATACCTCGGCAACAGTCAAGAACGTCAACGCACCCATTCGTAGCCAGGTCGTCCCCAATGGCATCTTGCTGCAATCGGACGACATCGAAGCGTTGGACCGATTCGAGGAACATCTCCGCATGCTTTCAGCCCAGGACAAGAACGCGATTTCACCCACAGTGATCTACTACTTGAAGTACGTATCCGCTGAAGAGGCAGTCAAAATGCTGGCCGACTTGCTAGATGGTGGTAATGCCCTGAATGATTCTCCGTCCGATACGCTAGTTCGCGGTTCGGTTGGCAGCCTCGGAGGCTTTTACGGTAGTCTGCTCTTCGAACGCGATGGCGTGACAACGGTAACCGCCGGCACCGCTACGATTGTTTCCGATGCAAGACTCAATCGCCTAATTGTCCAAGGGACCCGGGAGGATATTGCCACGATCGAAAGCTACATGAAGATCATCGACAAAGACGCGAGCATCACCGACATCGAGACTTCTGGGCGTTCACGTATTATCGAACTGAAACATGCCCAAGCAACGGAAGTGGCAGAGATGATTCGGGAAGCATTTCCTGATCGTGTCGATATGTCGGCCCAGCGCAACGCCCAGGCACGTCAGGCAAACCCCGCTCCCAGTGACAATCGAAGCAACAAGGATGATCGGCGTGGCGAAGAAGACCAGCGAGGATTCCAAGAGAAGCCGACCCGCGGTAGCAAACCCACCATGGCGGTCGCCGTTCACGAAGCGAGCAACTCGCTTGTGATCACCGCCCCAGATGCGCTCTTCGCCGAAGTGGAACAGCTAGTGGCATCGGTCGACCAGCGGAGCGAACGCGCGGTTCGTGTGATTACTGCTACCAACGGCATCAATTTGGAGATGATCGAACAAGTGCTGGCAGAGCAGGCAGGCAATTCGCCTCGCCCAAGCTCTTCCTCAAGCACGCGTTCGTCCGCCTCGTCGAGTTCTAGTCGATCGAAGGGTCGTTAA
- a CDS encoding exo-beta-N-acetylmuramidase NamZ domain-containing protein — protein sequence MSLRCLATLLLLCSLQANNPLSAATPQMAGFSEKVTTEIDQAINTALSEKRMPGCVVVIARSGEVLYKKAHGSRRIAPSVEPMTVDTVFDMASLTKPIVTATSIMQLVEAGKVDLHAPVVTYLPEFRGHGKETITIKQLLIHTSGLTPDNALSDYENGWPAAYEKICNLKLLSDPGQKFRYSDVGFILLGEVVARVSKMPLDKYATENIFKPLGMNQSGFNPSKELAQRAVTTTKVDGKWLQGTVHDPRARYCGGVAGHAGLFSTADDLLLYAQAMLESRKPGLKHLLDPQTLTMMTQAYDAAGNLRGLGWDKQSGYSSNRGKSMSSSAYGHGGFTGTALWIDPELDLVVLFLSNRVHPNEKGSVNALAGSIGTIAADACRAAENTSASTPTKLGVDDLCDAQFDLLKGKKVGLIANHTSRNKAGKPTHLLLAESPAVNLVALFSPEHGFAGRFDQSHIGDTVDPETGITIKSLYDETRKPTPQQLEEVDILVFDIQDIGCRFYTYISTMGLAMEAAAEQGIPFVVLDRPNPLGGVAIEGPLLDKTERSFVAFHPIPVRHGMTIGELAKMMNEERGWKTDLTVVPLGGWKRDQLLFDTGLPWRNTSPNMRNLAQAMIYPGVGLLETTNVSVGRGTDTPFEVLGAPWIDGPSLATRINSYNVSGVKVIGVEFIPDSSKYEGEPCGGVNFIITDWKTFRPLDLGWATASSIRALYPNDWETDRLPVLLGNESVKQKILQAQSPQDISAAYQDSIYEFAKRREPFLIYP from the coding sequence ATGAGTCTGCGTTGCTTAGCTACCTTGCTGTTGCTTTGTTCCCTTCAAGCAAACAATCCTTTGTCGGCTGCCACGCCGCAGATGGCTGGCTTCTCAGAGAAAGTCACGACAGAGATCGATCAGGCCATCAATACCGCACTCAGCGAGAAACGAATGCCAGGCTGCGTGGTGGTGATCGCACGCAGTGGAGAGGTCCTCTACAAAAAAGCACATGGCAGCCGTAGGATCGCCCCCTCAGTCGAGCCGATGACGGTCGACACGGTGTTCGATATGGCTTCGCTTACCAAGCCAATCGTCACCGCCACCAGCATCATGCAATTGGTAGAAGCAGGAAAGGTTGATCTGCATGCGCCGGTCGTTACCTATTTGCCTGAGTTTCGTGGTCATGGTAAGGAAACAATTACGATTAAACAGCTACTTATCCATACCAGTGGTTTGACGCCGGATAATGCGTTATCGGATTACGAAAACGGCTGGCCGGCAGCCTACGAAAAGATTTGCAATCTCAAGTTGCTGTCTGATCCGGGACAAAAGTTCCGCTACTCGGATGTGGGTTTTATTCTGCTGGGTGAAGTCGTCGCTCGCGTTTCTAAAATGCCGTTGGACAAGTATGCCACGGAGAATATCTTCAAACCGCTGGGAATGAACCAGTCAGGCTTCAATCCGAGCAAAGAACTGGCCCAACGAGCCGTCACGACTACCAAGGTCGATGGCAAATGGTTGCAGGGGACCGTCCATGATCCTCGAGCGCGCTACTGCGGCGGAGTGGCCGGCCATGCCGGACTCTTCAGTACGGCCGACGACCTTCTGTTGTACGCTCAGGCAATGCTCGAATCACGTAAACCAGGCCTCAAACATTTGCTTGACCCTCAAACCCTGACAATGATGACCCAGGCTTACGATGCCGCCGGCAACCTTCGTGGGCTCGGCTGGGACAAGCAGAGTGGCTACTCGAGCAATCGCGGTAAGTCGATGAGTTCCTCCGCGTACGGCCATGGCGGCTTCACCGGAACGGCACTATGGATCGACCCCGAACTGGACCTGGTCGTCCTCTTCCTTTCCAATCGCGTTCATCCCAACGAAAAGGGCTCTGTCAACGCGCTGGCGGGGAGTATCGGAACGATTGCCGCTGATGCCTGCCGAGCAGCGGAGAATACTTCGGCAAGCACACCGACCAAACTGGGCGTCGACGATCTCTGCGATGCTCAGTTTGATCTGCTTAAAGGAAAAAAAGTTGGCTTGATTGCCAATCACACAAGCCGCAACAAAGCCGGCAAGCCAACGCATTTGCTGTTAGCCGAGTCGCCAGCTGTCAACTTGGTTGCCTTGTTCAGTCCCGAGCATGGTTTCGCTGGCCGTTTCGATCAGTCCCACATTGGTGATACGGTCGATCCTGAAACAGGTATCACCATAAAAAGCCTATACGACGAAACTCGCAAGCCGACGCCACAGCAGTTGGAAGAAGTCGATATCCTTGTCTTCGACATTCAGGACATTGGTTGCCGCTTCTACACGTACATTTCAACCATGGGGCTTGCGATGGAAGCAGCGGCAGAGCAGGGGATTCCGTTTGTCGTTCTCGACCGTCCAAATCCACTGGGGGGCGTTGCGATTGAAGGCCCGCTGCTCGACAAGACTGAAAGGTCTTTCGTCGCATTTCACCCCATTCCTGTTCGCCATGGCATGACCATCGGTGAACTAGCGAAGATGATGAACGAAGAGCGAGGCTGGAAAACCGACTTAACGGTTGTTCCCCTCGGGGGTTGGAAACGAGACCAACTGCTTTTCGATACTGGTCTACCGTGGAGAAATACTTCACCCAACATGCGGAACTTGGCTCAAGCGATGATCTACCCTGGCGTAGGGCTGCTCGAGACAACCAATGTTTCTGTGGGCCGCGGCACAGATACACCTTTCGAAGTGCTGGGTGCGCCATGGATTGACGGTCCAAGCCTGGCTACCCGAATCAATTCATACAACGTGTCAGGAGTCAAAGTCATAGGCGTCGAATTTATTCCCGATTCCAGCAAGTACGAAGGGGAACCGTGTGGCGGCGTCAACTTCATCATCACTGACTGGAAGACCTTTCGACCGCTCGACCTCGGCTGGGCGACGGCTTCCAGCATACGTGCCCTTTACCCGAATGACTGGGAAACCGATCGTTTGCCAGTCTTGCTGGGAAATGAAAGCGTCAAGCAGAAGATCCTACAGGCACAATCGCCTCAGGATATCTCCGCAGCGTACCAGGACAGCATCTACGAGTTCGCCAAGCGGCGCGAACCGTTCCTGATCTACCCATGA
- a CDS encoding sodium:solute symporter family transporter gives MIPLATLAIHPIDVAIIAIYLVGTTLLGIWLGNGGSSTNDFFLGSKNLPTWALLLSIVATETSTVTFLSVPGLAFEEGGNFGFLQLALGFIVGRVLVLIFLLPLYFQNEISTAYEVFQRRFGPSTRRLASLFFLIARTLGDGLRLFLTAIALQQVMQLPFEWSVAILAVATAIYALFGGVRSVVWNDCLQFGVYMAGAFIALSVILVRLPGGTEQYFQFASETGRLRFFDLELITASGHLSLWAGLLGGAMLSLATHGADQLIVQRYPCAKDQRSAGWALLWSGPIVLAQFALFLAIGVGLACYFAEFDPAKVDIPGDQALATFIVGELPLGIRGIILAAVFAAAMSALSSSVNSSSSSLLQDFVRQAWSDLPEKKRLRLARAFTLLFTLSQAVVAIIAFRGHFAETVVNQALAIAGFSAGLLLGLFFVALTLGRASSSLANIGLLTGAVVITLIAFQTSISGYWYSLICCGTSFGVTVFLSFVSSWRGEPSQVASLEED, from the coding sequence ATGATACCTCTGGCGACTTTGGCGATTCATCCCATCGATGTGGCAATCATTGCCATATACCTCGTTGGGACGACCCTTCTGGGAATTTGGTTGGGGAATGGGGGAAGCTCGACTAACGACTTCTTTCTCGGGTCGAAGAACCTTCCTACCTGGGCTCTTTTGCTATCAATAGTTGCGACCGAAACGAGTACTGTAACCTTTCTGAGTGTGCCCGGTCTCGCATTTGAAGAAGGAGGCAACTTTGGTTTTCTCCAATTGGCTCTTGGCTTTATCGTCGGACGCGTGTTGGTGTTGATATTTCTGCTTCCCCTCTATTTTCAGAACGAAATCTCGACCGCGTACGAAGTCTTTCAGCGACGTTTTGGCCCCTCAACTCGCCGTCTTGCCTCGCTCTTCTTTCTGATTGCTCGCACGCTTGGGGACGGCTTACGTCTCTTTCTGACGGCGATCGCTTTGCAGCAAGTCATGCAGCTTCCGTTTGAATGGAGTGTTGCCATCCTTGCCGTTGCCACTGCAATCTACGCACTTTTCGGTGGTGTACGCTCGGTGGTGTGGAATGACTGTCTCCAGTTTGGCGTCTACATGGCTGGTGCGTTCATTGCCTTATCGGTCATTTTGGTGCGACTGCCTGGTGGAACCGAGCAGTACTTTCAATTCGCATCCGAAACGGGCCGCCTGAGATTTTTTGACCTCGAACTGATTACCGCTTCAGGTCACTTATCGCTGTGGGCTGGGCTACTCGGCGGGGCAATGCTCAGCTTGGCAACGCATGGAGCCGATCAGTTGATCGTTCAAAGATACCCATGTGCGAAAGACCAGCGATCAGCTGGCTGGGCACTTCTGTGGAGCGGTCCGATCGTCTTGGCGCAGTTCGCTTTATTCCTGGCAATTGGCGTCGGTCTGGCGTGCTACTTCGCCGAATTTGATCCCGCGAAAGTCGATATTCCAGGCGATCAGGCTTTAGCTACGTTTATCGTAGGCGAACTTCCCTTGGGTATTCGAGGAATCATCCTGGCTGCCGTTTTCGCCGCTGCCATGTCGGCCCTATCGAGTTCCGTAAATTCCTCGTCCAGTTCATTGCTACAAGACTTCGTTCGCCAGGCATGGAGCGACTTGCCCGAGAAAAAGCGACTTCGTCTTGCACGTGCTTTCACTTTACTGTTCACCCTGTCGCAGGCAGTCGTTGCGATCATTGCATTTCGCGGCCACTTTGCCGAGACGGTCGTCAATCAGGCATTGGCCATTGCCGGATTTTCCGCGGGATTGCTGCTTGGACTGTTCTTCGTTGCCCTGACGCTAGGCCGAGCGTCAAGCTCACTGGCGAATATTGGTCTGCTGACGGGTGCCGTGGTGATTACGCTGATCGCCTTTCAGACGAGTATCAGCGGTTACTGGTATTCGCTGATTTGTTGCGGGACTTCGTTCGGGGTCACCGTCTTTCTGAGCTTTGTGTCGTCGTGGCGAGGTGAACCCTCCCAAGTTGCTTCCTTGGAGGAAGACTAA
- the murQ gene encoding N-acetylmuramic acid 6-phosphate etherase, translated as MLDHLTTEASNPASEDLDELSTLDLVNLINGQDAGVAIAVGQQSVQIAAAIDAISSRLLESGRLIYFGAGTSGRLGVLDAADCPPTFSSDPNKVIGLIAGGPSAMTTAVEGAEDNPELGAKDLHAIGLSSKDVVVGIATSGRTPYVIGGLDYARKLGTYAIGLTCNENSELQSHCDLVIAPVVGPEIISGSTRMKAGTATKMVLNMLSTGAMIRQGKTFGNLMVDLRATNSKLHARAKRIVKAATKLSDDAASRLLVECSGEVKTAIVVHQTGETAEQARKLLSDANGHLRQAIMRFPGESNRKC; from the coding sequence ATGCTCGATCATTTGACGACCGAAGCCAGTAATCCAGCTTCAGAAGACCTCGATGAGTTGTCCACTTTGGATCTGGTGAATCTGATTAACGGCCAGGATGCCGGCGTGGCTATCGCCGTAGGGCAGCAATCGGTTCAGATTGCCGCTGCCATCGACGCCATTTCCAGTCGGCTTTTAGAGTCGGGACGCCTGATCTATTTCGGAGCTGGAACATCGGGTCGGCTTGGCGTTTTGGACGCGGCCGACTGCCCACCTACATTCAGTTCTGATCCTAATAAGGTGATCGGTTTGATTGCCGGTGGACCATCTGCCATGACGACGGCCGTGGAAGGGGCGGAAGACAATCCAGAACTTGGAGCCAAAGATCTGCATGCCATCGGACTTTCCTCCAAGGACGTCGTCGTTGGGATCGCGACCAGCGGACGTACGCCGTACGTTATTGGTGGGCTGGATTATGCTCGTAAGTTGGGAACTTATGCCATCGGTCTGACTTGCAACGAAAACTCTGAACTGCAGTCGCATTGCGATTTGGTGATTGCCCCAGTCGTAGGCCCGGAAATCATCAGTGGCTCGACACGCATGAAGGCTGGCACTGCCACCAAGATGGTGCTCAACATGTTGAGCACTGGTGCCATGATTCGACAAGGGAAAACGTTCGGAAACCTGATGGTAGATCTCCGAGCGACGAACTCGAAGCTCCATGCGAGAGCGAAGCGAATCGTCAAGGCGGCCACGAAACTATCAGATGATGCCGCTTCTCGCCTACTTGTTGAATGCAGTGGCGAAGTGAAAACGGCTATCGTGGTTCATCAAACAGGAGAAACCGCGGAGCAAGCTCGTAAATTGTTGAGCGATGCCAACGGTCATCTCCGCCAGGCCATCATGCGATTCCCGGGGGAAAGCAACCGCAAATGTTGA
- a CDS encoding proprotein convertase P-domain-containing protein, translating into MIPIRFDYRYIMTFILVSLMSGVSFGQGEWIRRIDDDNNGYIEPDEISDRSRRYLEEFAIPYGLSLSRPNSVRKLEQAARLHAQRRDREGKSSLPQTVEDSGMKGFGVEPEKPLIPGFGLREVKYPYTQADLDEAASMLRRWDRNDDGKLDAQEIERAKWQGHAPLDSDIDQDGSLTKLELSQRYARRRIEANRTITSVGSLNEGVPARNDYQDDRDRRDRMRAGSSRGGDRGSASLADSILERYDFNRNDQLDPQEMASVGISIAKVDYDRNGAVDESEFARYLNEELEREANANQEAIPTWFFERDEDGDKQVLMSEFTEEWDEAKLEEFASYDHDRDGMITIEEVLTSQTVAGGKFSSSQAHLLLPRSTVVSEIEIPDDYLIGDLNLQLSITHTYTEQLDGYLIGPDGQRIELFTGVGGSDDHFDRTIFDDDNGERITRSRAPFRGTFRPEALEKRQPGLNHFKGKNLKGTWQLMIRASRSERSGVLHGWSLIVKPDQEAVDNPDSVAERLNPTETDDGSSTPEIPTATTPQP; encoded by the coding sequence ATGATTCCCATTAGGTTCGACTATCGCTACATCATGACCTTCATCCTGGTCTCGCTTATGTCTGGCGTCAGCTTTGGACAAGGGGAGTGGATACGTCGCATCGACGATGACAACAATGGATATATTGAGCCGGATGAGATTTCCGATCGAAGTCGGCGATACCTTGAAGAGTTTGCCATTCCTTACGGTCTAAGTCTATCTCGACCTAACTCCGTGCGGAAACTCGAACAGGCGGCTCGGCTTCACGCTCAGCGGCGCGATCGCGAAGGCAAATCTAGCCTGCCACAAACCGTAGAAGATTCCGGCATGAAGGGATTCGGTGTCGAACCTGAAAAGCCGCTGATTCCCGGCTTTGGTCTTCGCGAAGTAAAGTACCCCTACACACAGGCAGACCTCGACGAAGCTGCGTCCATGCTGCGTCGATGGGATCGCAATGACGATGGCAAGTTAGATGCCCAAGAAATCGAGCGGGCCAAGTGGCAAGGACACGCCCCGCTGGATAGCGACATCGACCAGGACGGGAGTCTGACGAAGTTGGAACTCTCCCAAAGATACGCCCGACGTCGTATTGAGGCGAACCGCACAATCACGTCGGTCGGCTCCTTGAATGAAGGTGTCCCTGCACGCAACGATTACCAAGATGATCGCGACCGCCGTGACCGAATGCGAGCCGGCAGCTCTCGAGGAGGTGACCGCGGCAGCGCGTCGCTGGCAGATAGCATCCTTGAGCGATACGACTTCAACCGGAACGATCAACTCGACCCGCAAGAGATGGCCAGTGTTGGAATATCGATTGCCAAGGTCGACTACGATCGAAACGGAGCGGTCGACGAAAGCGAGTTTGCTCGGTATCTAAACGAGGAACTGGAGCGTGAGGCAAACGCCAACCAGGAAGCGATCCCTACCTGGTTCTTCGAGCGAGACGAAGATGGCGACAAGCAAGTTCTGATGTCTGAATTCACCGAAGAATGGGATGAAGCTAAGCTTGAAGAATTTGCTTCCTACGATCATGACCGCGATGGGATGATTACGATCGAAGAAGTCCTAACTTCTCAAACGGTTGCGGGAGGGAAGTTCTCCAGTTCCCAGGCTCACTTACTTCTTCCCCGGTCTACGGTCGTCTCCGAGATCGAAATTCCAGATGACTACTTGATTGGTGACCTCAATCTGCAACTCTCGATTACGCACACCTATACCGAACAACTCGATGGCTACCTGATCGGCCCTGATGGCCAGCGAATTGAACTTTTCACCGGTGTCGGGGGAAGCGATGACCACTTTGACCGCACGATCTTCGACGACGACAACGGTGAACGCATCACACGTTCTCGGGCTCCGTTCCGCGGGACATTTCGCCCGGAAGCCTTGGAGAAACGTCAGCCAGGATTGAACCATTTCAAAGGAAAGAATCTGAAAGGGACCTGGCAGTTGATGATTCGAGCCAGTCGTAGCGAGAGGTCTGGCGTTTTGCATGGATGGTCGCTAATCGTCAAGCCAGACCAGGAAGCAGTCGACAACCCCGATTCCGTTGCCGAGCGATTGAATCCCACGGAAACGGATGATGGATCCTCGACACCGGAGATTCCGACTGCAACCACTCCCCAGCCATGA
- a CDS encoding sialate O-acetylesterase produces the protein MVNSEAGTSWRRAKMRSPSQKYKFGLPWVKVRTYAQSENSSASNLEKNEPDQKILMMRQVLPLVVLLSVLFVALFSSTGSSEETDLPAKDKFHLFLLVGQSNMAGRGKVTPDDQVKNPRVLMLDQQGKWVPAVDPMHFDKPKMVGVGLGRTFGFEVADSSPDITIGLIPCAVGGSPIRSWEPGAWDAPTKSHPYDDAMKRAHKALQSGQLKGILWHQGESDSRPEQAEVYDQKLRDLIARFRKELNAEDVPFIIGQLGKFEDNPWNEAKTQVDRAHQNIAKTDDNVLFVPADGLTHKGDKVHFNAQSYREFGKRYAKAYLEFVEESNVE, from the coding sequence ATGGTGAATTCAGAAGCAGGAACAAGTTGGCGACGTGCGAAAATGCGCAGTCCAAGTCAGAAGTATAAATTCGGTCTTCCATGGGTTAAAGTAAGGACCTACGCTCAATCGGAGAATTCTTCCGCTTCTAACCTCGAAAAGAATGAACCTGATCAAAAGATACTCATGATGCGACAAGTACTCCCCCTAGTAGTTCTATTGTCCGTGCTTTTTGTTGCTTTATTTTCATCTACAGGAAGCAGTGAAGAGACTGATCTGCCAGCGAAGGACAAGTTTCATTTGTTTCTCTTAGTGGGGCAGTCGAACATGGCCGGACGTGGCAAGGTAACGCCAGATGACCAGGTAAAGAATCCAAGAGTCTTGATGTTGGATCAGCAGGGCAAGTGGGTTCCGGCAGTCGATCCGATGCACTTTGACAAGCCGAAGATGGTAGGCGTAGGGTTGGGACGAACATTCGGCTTCGAAGTCGCAGACAGTAGCCCGGATATCACGATTGGCCTGATTCCTTGCGCTGTGGGGGGCTCGCCCATCAGGTCGTGGGAGCCAGGGGCATGGGATGCTCCGACCAAATCGCATCCCTATGATGACGCCATGAAGCGAGCTCACAAGGCCCTCCAGTCAGGTCAGTTGAAGGGCATTCTCTGGCACCAAGGGGAATCGGATTCGCGGCCAGAGCAAGCAGAGGTCTATGACCAGAAGCTGCGTGATTTGATCGCTCGATTTCGTAAGGAACTCAACGCGGAAGATGTACCGTTCATCATTGGCCAACTAGGCAAATTTGAAGACAACCCTTGGAATGAAGCTAAAACTCAGGTCGATCGGGCTCATCAAAATATCGCCAAGACCGACGATAATGTCCTCTTCGTACCGGCAGATGGTTTGACGCACAAAGGTGATAAAGTCCACTTCAACGCCCAGTCTTACCGCGAGTTCGGCAAGCGATATGCGAAAGCTTACTTAGAGTTTGTCGAGGAAAGTAACGTCGAGTAG
- a CDS encoding BadF/BadG/BcrA/BcrD ATPase family protein: protein MLTPENLASSLPLGDRFNGELVLAVDSGGTKTSCTLARIGADRQWTILGTGGSSAGNPRAVGLEASVKAICQSVKSATAEAGLDSFPCHRAVFAVAGTLHEPIRRDLCRRLTEMELAEECFVVPDLIPLVVGCGSSISIGLIAGTGSVAIGRDSSGNYAVSGGWGPLLGDDGSGFAIGRAALRVTLSSLESGKKNSGLVQQVCVALGARSSQEIKTMIAGTSDLRELVASLAPIVLSVANHADPLCVAITKRAAADLAEIIQSLQARMKIPPDGMNIALSGGVLQADSPVTHQLAKELSTRGFQAKLDRIDDPVLPILNMLAQPELPRRLEILP from the coding sequence ATGTTGACCCCTGAGAATCTTGCGAGCAGCCTACCCTTAGGAGATCGATTCAACGGCGAGTTAGTCTTGGCTGTCGATAGTGGCGGAACAAAAACGTCGTGCACTTTGGCGCGCATCGGTGCTGATCGGCAATGGACGATCCTGGGTACAGGCGGTTCATCGGCTGGCAACCCGCGAGCGGTTGGCCTGGAAGCATCGGTCAAGGCGATTTGCCAGTCCGTCAAATCAGCCACGGCGGAAGCAGGCCTCGATAGCTTTCCCTGCCATCGTGCCGTTTTTGCGGTCGCCGGCACGCTTCATGAACCGATAAGACGCGATCTTTGCCGCCGATTGACGGAAATGGAACTAGCCGAAGAGTGCTTTGTCGTTCCTGACCTTATCCCACTCGTTGTTGGCTGTGGTTCTTCTATTTCGATCGGTTTAATTGCCGGAACTGGTTCGGTTGCCATTGGTCGAGATTCGTCCGGAAATTATGCGGTATCCGGTGGATGGGGGCCTTTGCTGGGCGACGACGGAAGTGGGTTCGCAATCGGGCGGGCCGCACTCCGTGTAACCTTGAGCAGTCTCGAGTCGGGTAAGAAGAATAGCGGATTGGTTCAGCAGGTGTGCGTTGCACTGGGGGCACGCTCGTCGCAGGAAATCAAAACAATGATTGCGGGTACATCTGACTTGCGCGAGTTGGTCGCGTCGCTCGCCCCGATTGTTTTGTCCGTGGCGAACCATGCGGATCCGCTGTGCGTCGCGATTACCAAAAGGGCCGCGGCTGACTTGGCCGAGATAATCCAATCACTTCAAGCACGAATGAAGATTCCGCCCGATGGGATGAACATAGCATTGTCAGGCGGAGTCTTGCAGGCCGATTCCCCGGTCACGCATCAACTAGCCAAAGAACTATCCACGCGAGGGTTCCAGGCAAAGTTGGATCGAATTGATGATCCGGTACTTCCCATCTTGAACATGCTTGCCCAACCGGAGTTGCCGCGACGACTCGAGATTCTTCCCTAG